A segment of the Cardinium endosymbiont of Culicoides punctatus genome:
AAAAGATTTGATTAACAAATTAATTTCAAAATTTACAGAACTTAAAAAGACGGATGAAAGTTACGAACCTAAAGTAGTTGTACTGGTAGATGAATATGATGCCCCTTTTATTAACCAATTAGATCCAGAAATAAAAGAAAAAAATCGTTTGATTGTACGAGAATTTTTGACCGTTATTAAAAGCCTTTCTGGTGACAATAAAATTAAGTTAGAATTTGTCACTGGTGTTAGTTCTTACTGTTTTAGAGATACTTATTCAGGTCCTAATAACTTAAATGATATTACACTTAGTCCAGATTATACGACTGTAGCTGGTTATACAGAAGAAGATCTTTTAAATAAAGATTCTGTCTATTATAAACGAATAAGTCAGTTAGCAGAAAAAAGAAATATAAGTAGCGATGTACTAGTTGGAGAAATGCGTTCTATGTATAATGGTTATAAGTTTCATCCTGAAGATGATACGATATCTGTATATAATCCACTATCCACCCTAATGTTCTTGCAACGCGGTGAACTAAATAACTATTGGATTAATACAGGAACACTTACTTTTCTAGTTAAAAAAGTTAGTAAATCAAATATTAAAGATTTTAGTAAGCCTATTTCTGTTACTAGGTATGCATTAACAGAACCCGATGAAGATGATTTAACGGCGAATGGCGCCATGTTTCAAGGGGGATATTTAACCATTGATAAGTATGAAAACGCATTGGATG
Coding sequences within it:
- a CDS encoding AAA family ATPase; this translates as KISRFLSNIVENPQCQSFIPSYICTTTDVLIGSDSKRQKLAYTGVLPIGKSSIEAVILSGYYVDKTKHAETLFKEEATVFLSRPRRFGKSLFVSTLEEIAKGNKELFQDCYIYNSGYDWKKYSVIRMDFSKMDKNNSEVLKESILNELYTISNSYEIEMEKPNKKTLPNTYLKDLINKLISKFTELKKTDESYEPKVVVLVDEYDAPFINQLDPEIKEKNRLIVREFLTVIKSLSGDNKIKLEFVTGVSSYCFRDTYSGPNNLNDITLSPDYTTVAGYTEEDLLNKDSVYYKRISQLAEKRNISSDVLVGEMRSMYNGYKFHPEDDTISVYNPLSTLMFLQRGELNNYWINTGTLTFLVKKVSKSNIKDFSKPISVTRYALTEPDEDDLTANGAMFQGGYLTIDKYENALDEGKLRQMDDPILLKFPKIHLVNMLLVEVE